A stretch of the Acidobacteriota bacterium genome encodes the following:
- the ovoA gene encoding 5-histidylcysteine sulfoxide synthase yields MGPENQGSKPSAPTPGAAALTERPTSGWRTQERLRRTRTPILDQGEPEAKRAEILRYFHDTWDLDEALLETLRYDESFRLRADPLRHPLIFYYGHTAVFYVNKLVVAKLVDRRIHPAFESMFAVGVDEMSWDDLDEAHYDWPAPQAVQAYRDEVRALVDGLIRRLPLALPITWDNPWWAVLMGIEHARIHLETSSVLIRQLPLEHVRRHPLWEPCPRAGEPPANELIEAPGGSVRLGKPRSHRLYGWDNEYGERIETVAPFRAASHLATNAEFRAFVDAGGYGEERWWTEEGWRWRSFQQAEFPRFWRREDDGYRLRLVTHEIDMPWDWPVEVNYLEAKAFCNWLAERRGEPVRLPTEAEWQLLRERHVPEDQPDWDKAPGNLNLEHHASSCPVGAFTQGPFSDLVGNVWQWTETPIAGLPGFEVHPYYDDFSTPTFDGRHNLIKGGSWISTGNEATRHARYAFRRHFYQHAGFRYLVSAQPAPAAVETYESDPLVAQYCESHYGEGAFGVPNFPAAMAGICLAATEGKPHRAALDIGCSVGRAAFELARGFESVTGLDFSARFIRIGAAMQEQGFIQYTRVEEGEIESHHEARLADFGLEALRDRVRFEQADACNLKERYTGYDLVLAANLIDRLPDPARFLETIAGRIVPGGLLVIASPYSWDEAFTPRSRWLGGRRVAGEPLATLEALHRVLEPSFRPVADPVTVPFVIRETRRKFQHSLSQVTVWERGQSPLSPS; encoded by the coding sequence ATGGGGCCGGAAAACCAGGGTTCAAAACCTTCCGCGCCGACCCCCGGCGCCGCGGCCCTGACCGAGCGGCCCACGTCGGGCTGGCGCACCCAGGAGCGCCTCCGCCGCACGCGGACGCCCATCCTCGACCAGGGGGAGCCGGAAGCCAAGCGCGCGGAGATCCTGCGCTACTTCCACGACACCTGGGACCTGGACGAGGCGCTGCTCGAAACGCTGCGCTACGACGAGTCGTTCCGGCTCCGGGCCGACCCGCTGCGCCACCCCCTGATCTTCTACTACGGCCACACCGCCGTCTTCTACGTCAACAAGCTCGTCGTCGCCAAGCTCGTCGACCGTCGCATCCACCCCGCCTTCGAATCGATGTTCGCCGTGGGGGTGGACGAAATGTCCTGGGACGACCTGGACGAGGCCCACTACGACTGGCCGGCCCCCCAGGCGGTCCAGGCCTACCGCGACGAGGTGCGCGCCCTGGTCGACGGGCTCATCCGGCGGCTGCCGCTCGCGCTGCCGATCACCTGGGACAATCCCTGGTGGGCGGTCCTGATGGGGATCGAGCACGCCCGCATCCACCTGGAAACCTCCTCGGTGCTGATCCGGCAGCTCCCCCTCGAGCATGTCCGCCGGCACCCGCTGTGGGAGCCGTGCCCGCGCGCGGGCGAGCCCCCCGCGAACGAACTGATCGAAGCCCCCGGCGGCTCCGTCCGGCTGGGCAAACCGCGCTCGCACCGGCTCTACGGCTGGGACAACGAATACGGGGAGCGGATCGAAACGGTCGCCCCCTTCCGCGCCGCGAGCCACCTCGCCACCAACGCCGAGTTCCGCGCCTTCGTCGACGCGGGCGGTTACGGCGAGGAGCGGTGGTGGACCGAAGAAGGGTGGCGCTGGCGCTCCTTCCAGCAGGCCGAGTTCCCGCGCTTCTGGCGCCGGGAGGACGACGGGTACCGGCTCAGGCTGGTGACGCACGAGATCGACATGCCCTGGGACTGGCCGGTCGAGGTGAACTACCTCGAGGCCAAGGCCTTCTGCAACTGGCTCGCCGAGCGGCGGGGCGAGCCGGTGCGCCTCCCCACCGAGGCGGAGTGGCAGCTGCTCCGCGAGCGGCACGTGCCGGAGGACCAGCCCGACTGGGATAAGGCCCCCGGCAACCTGAACCTCGAGCACCACGCGTCGAGCTGCCCGGTCGGCGCCTTCACCCAGGGGCCGTTCTCGGACCTCGTCGGCAACGTCTGGCAGTGGACCGAGACCCCGATCGCGGGATTGCCCGGCTTCGAGGTCCACCCCTACTACGACGACTTTTCCACCCCCACCTTCGACGGCCGGCACAACCTGATCAAGGGGGGCTCCTGGATCTCGACCGGGAACGAGGCGACGCGGCACGCGCGCTACGCCTTCCGGCGCCACTTCTACCAGCATGCCGGCTTCCGCTACCTCGTCTCCGCGCAGCCGGCGCCGGCGGCGGTCGAGACGTACGAAAGCGACCCGCTGGTGGCCCAGTACTGCGAGAGCCACTACGGCGAGGGCGCCTTCGGGGTGCCCAACTTCCCGGCGGCGATGGCCGGCATCTGCCTCGCGGCGACGGAGGGGAAGCCCCACCGCGCGGCCCTCGACATCGGCTGCTCGGTCGGGCGCGCCGCCTTCGAGCTGGCGCGCGGGTTCGAGAGCGTGACCGGGCTCGATTTCTCCGCCCGCTTCATCCGCATCGGCGCGGCGATGCAGGAGCAGGGGTTCATCCAGTACACCCGCGTCGAGGAGGGGGAGATCGAGTCGCACCACGAGGCCCGGCTGGCCGATTTCGGGCTCGAGGCGCTGCGCGACCGGGTCCGGTTCGAGCAGGCCGACGCCTGCAACCTCAAGGAGCGCTACACCGGCTACGACCTGGTGCTGGCCGCCAACCTGATCGACCGGTTGCCCGACCCCGCCCGCTTCCTGGAGACGATCGCCGGGCGCATCGTCCCGGGCGGGCTGCTCGTGATCGCCTCCCCCTACAGCTGGGACGAGGCGTTCACGCCCAGGTCGCGCTGGCTCGGCGGGCGGCGCGTGGCCGGGGAGCCGCTCGCGACGCTCGAGGCGCTTCACCGCGTGCTCGAACCGTCCTTCCGCCCCGTCGCGGACCCGGTCACCGTCCCCTTCGTCATCCGCGAGACGCGCCGGAAATTCCAGCACAGCCTCAGCCAGGTCACCGTCTGGGAACGGGGACAGTCACCACTGTCCCCATCGTAA
- a CDS encoding DoxX family protein, with translation MEYLRMIAQLIVAFGILNVWLLRFHKATAYRAKAAGNMREEFAAYGLPVWFLWVVGGLKVIFALSLLAGFWLPQLVRPAALGLAILMIGAVGMHLKAGDPWKKAVPASIVLVLSLIVAIL, from the coding sequence ATGGAATATCTACGCATGATCGCGCAGTTGATCGTCGCATTCGGCATTCTGAACGTCTGGTTGCTTCGTTTCCACAAGGCGACGGCCTATCGGGCCAAAGCGGCGGGGAACATGCGGGAGGAGTTTGCCGCCTACGGACTGCCGGTGTGGTTCCTGTGGGTGGTCGGCGGATTGAAGGTGATCTTCGCCCTGTCCCTGCTCGCGGGTTTCTGGCTGCCACAGCTCGTCCGGCCCGCCGCCCTCGGCCTGGCGATCCTCATGATCGGTGCCGTCGGGATGCACCTCAAGGCAGGGGACCCATGGAAGAAGGCCGTGCCCGCCTCGATCGTGCTCGTTCTCTCGCTGATCGTTGCGATCCTCTGA